In Danio rerio strain Tuebingen ecotype United States chromosome 18, GRCz12tu, whole genome shotgun sequence, the genomic window CTGTACAAATGTACATTCTTTTCTTGTAAGAACAAACCCCCTGTAAAAAGGAAATCACTGGGAATGTTCATAAGTTTATGAACATGAATGTTCAAGAATGTTTATAGGTTTAAGACTTATTTACATATCGATTTCTTATATGGAAGCTGGCAGCAGTCAGCTTAATaactttaaatttagttttttttatgttacattaCCATGACAACACCAATAATCACAAGGCCAATTGTGCCAGTTTTGTTAATGCAACAGCATGTAAGTATACGCTTTttctatactgtgtgtgtgtggtttttatGTTACAGTGCTGGCACTGGTAGCAGTTGCTCCTGACATCCTCTAGCTGGCGATACAGCAGGAAGCGCAGGTTTTATGGGAGTGCTTTTAGAATGCTTCGGAATCTTCCGGTTGATATCCTTGGACGTAATTTTAGCCAAGTCTTTCATTTTAAAACCAAGGTGAGACTCAAGGTGACAGATGTATGTAGAACGAGCTTGAAACTGTGTTGCACATTCACTACAGTAGAAAACTGGGTGTCCTGAGTCAACATTCTTTATGAACTTTGTTCTGCCTGTTCGTCTCAGCTGATATTTCACATTGGCAAGCCAGTGGCTGATGGTTGTCATAGACAGACCAGTTATGTGTGATATGACCATCCTTTCCTGGGAGCTCAAGTCTGATATCACATACTTTCCATCAGCTGTCTGCCTGAGGCAGGACGTGAACTGAGCCTGCAAAATCAGCAAGTGCTGGGGTTTCCAGTGCGACTGCCTACCTTTACGTTTGTGCACTATGGACGTATCCTCTGCCTCTTCTGAAGTACGAGAACCCTCAATTTCTGACTGCTCTGGCCTACATAGAAGTGTTGGTGGCTTCGAAACTCTAGAGTCTGAGAGATTGCGTAACATGTCGGAGATGTCAGAGAGAGCATTTTCATGCAAAGGACTTACTGGTGTGAAGATTTTGGGACTATTTGATTCACTCACAGATGCACCAGATATAGAGGAGCTCAAAGCTTTGCCTGGGACAGAGGCAGTTGTAAGGTACTGTTCATTTTTACCTTTGGACAAGTCTATCGGCTGGTCTCTGCAAATTTCATGGCAGTTGGAATGTAACTGGCTAAGTTTCGTTGAGTGTCCAGATGGACCGGCAAGAGCGGCCCTTTCCGCCATGCTGTTGCTCATCCTGAGAAGCATACTCATAGGGTCCTGGACAGGCCTTACCGGTTTGGCAGCTTTACCGAGATGAAGGTTCATAACAGACTGAAGGGCACTTAGAGGGCTGACAGAGGGTTGTTTTGGCTCAGGCTGGGCAGAGAGTAAACTAGAATCATCATACAGATTTGAAGTGGAGGTTGGGTCTTGTTTGTGCTTCCGAGTTTCTTTTTCCTCTGTTTTACCTTCAGTGATCTTGCTCATTGATGTAACAGTGCTCTCAGGACTTGGAGATTTTAGCATCAGTGATTTCCCTTTCAAATTTAGCAGCTGTGGATGTGGGGATCCCTGCCCATTTAGATCTTTCAATTTTCTGTCTACTTCAGCATCTTTTTCTGTTACATTCATCTCAAGTTCATCCACCTCACTGACTTGAACTGTGGTTGATGAAGAACTTGGTTGAGTACTTGGAGGAATCAAATTACTCTTGTCTAAGGACTGGACTTCCTGACTACTGGATGATTGTTTTAAGGAAGAAATATAGCCTGGGTTGTGCAGAGCAGGCTTTAAATGGTTTCGTAACTGATAAGCTGCATGAATGCTCTGGTAACCACCCCAGCTCGGGGCACCCTTCTGTGCTTTGTTAATGGCTGATGTTACTGTATTCTCCAGTGATTTAAGAATATCAAAATCCATTTTAGGACTCTCCTTTAGATCATCTTCGGTTAAGTAATCCGTTTTTGCTGATGGACCCAATTTCTGCCTAACATCATTTACATTTGCAGACTCCTTGGACTCACTGCTTTTCTGAGAGGTAATTTCTTGTGTCTTGTTCTTGTGGTCTCCAGTTGCAATGGATGAGTAGGATGATGACTCCAAAATTCTTGTGGCTGCAAGAGGGGAAGAACATGTTGTCTCTGACAGAGACTTCTCAGACTTACTTTTGGGATGAGGAGTTTTGTCTGTCTTTTGCAATGATTGGGTGACTTTTAAAAAGTGACCAGTCAACATCATGTGAGCACTCAGCTGCTGCAAAGAGTCATGTGAAATCCCACACTCCAAACATTTCAAATTCTGAGACTTGAAGTGTACACCACGGCTTGTTGTCTTTTGATCCAAGTCATCTTTGATATTTTGTTCAGAGTACATCTGAAGAATATCCCTGGTGTGCCCTTCATTGGGACTTCTTGTCTGCTCTGTAGTGTGCAAAGATTTTGCAACATCCAGCTCCACTGGAACCCTCTTCCTGAATGAGGACACGACTTTAGCAGCAATTGCCGTTCTTGGCTCTCTCAGAGGAACCTTCTGGTAATGCTTAGTTTTTATCATGTGCACGCTGAGGTCTTGCAAGGATTCAAAAGAGTGTCCGCAGTACATACATCGAAGGACTTTCTGGGCATCTTCCTTCCCCTCCATCTCCAAAAGAGAACGCTTGCGTGGCTTGGACCAAGACTTGCCACTCTTACTAGCACTTTCGAGGTTGTCATCACGGTAGTGGTCGGTTTCATTCATGTGAACTGTGAGAT contains:
- the tshz3a gene encoding teashirt homolog 3; this translates as MPRRKQQAPKRAAAYDSENGKETVVQTEGTESVCPVTKENPQGENDLGEDFKNPMDEQDCSASELSGHDVDSESHISESSEPTSDAESTTIKNEEATKDFIKDSSENSVCITDSLEQMKAIYKSFLNNPYWSFLSLNSPQSYADEQPASSSGSSSSNSSPGRTCYDWHQSAIAKTLQQVSQKPPIALEPSIFSTVQLYRQSTKLYGSIFTGASKFHCKSCSAAYDTLLDLTVHMNETDHYRDDNLESASKSGKSWSKPRKRSLLEMEGKEDAQKVLRCMYCGHSFESLQDLSVHMIKTKHYQKVPLREPRTAIAAKVVSSFRKRVPVELDVAKSLHTTEQTRSPNEGHTRDILQMYSEQNIKDDLDQKTTSRGVHFKSQNLKCLECGISHDSLQQLSAHMMLTGHFLKVTQSLQKTDKTPHPKSKSEKSLSETTCSSPLAATRILESSSYSSIATGDHKNKTQEITSQKSSESKESANVNDVRQKLGPSAKTDYLTEDDLKESPKMDFDILKSLENTVTSAINKAQKGAPSWGGYQSIHAAYQLRNHLKPALHNPGYISSLKQSSSSQEVQSLDKSNLIPPSTQPSSSSTTVQVSEVDELEMNVTEKDAEVDRKLKDLNGQGSPHPQLLNLKGKSLMLKSPSPESTVTSMSKITEGKTEEKETRKHKQDPTSTSNLYDDSSLLSAQPEPKQPSVSPLSALQSVMNLHLGKAAKPVRPVQDPMSMLLRMSNSMAERAALAGPSGHSTKLSQLHSNCHEICRDQPIDLSKGKNEQYLTTASVPGKALSSSISGASVSESNSPKIFTPVSPLHENALSDISDMLRNLSDSRVSKPPTLLCRPEQSEIEGSRTSEEAEDTSIVHKRKGRQSHWKPQHLLILQAQFTSCLRQTADGKYVISDLSSQERMVISHITGLSMTTISHWLANVKYQLRRTGRTKFIKNVDSGHPVFYCSECATQFQARSTYICHLESHLGFKMKDLAKITSKDINRKIPKHSKSTPIKPALPAVSPARGCQEQLLPVPAL